The genomic segment tgttccatTTGAATCTTCAGAGTTAGAAAGTGAACCCAGGGCCTTACACATGCAAGGTGTGTGGCTTATAGACAGGCCACATCCTGTCCcctttataattatttcatttctttgtttttaggtcGCACCCAGTGGAACACAgtggttacttatggctctgcgctgagaaatcgctcctggcaggctcgggggaccgtatgggatgatGGACATCAAATagaggttagccacatgcaaggcaaacactctacccactgtactatggatcCGGCctgcatttataattttttaaatcatcctTTCTTGTCCTTACAATTTCTCAAATATACATgcaatacacatacacacaagacTATCTCGTTACTATACAATTGAGAACATTTATTAGTGGGTTAGAGCATCCAGTAAGTGGTTCAAGGCTCCTGTTAAAATAGAATGTGCTCCCTAGAAAGATTTTAGTCTCAGGGTGAGTCAAACAGGAAAATATCCTAGAAAGATGAGCAAGTTGAGACTTTCTGAGTTTGCTTCTCTTTgtctaaatatttaagaaaacaaaatatatgtaacaAAGTTACCCTTGTCTTCATTTATGGCATAGAAGTTTGGGGTTCAATTGCCCATCTTCTTCCATCTACAAAAGTTAAATTTTTCCCAGCATTAATTATAACAACTTGCTGGCATGAAAGTCAATCCAAGAATTTTCTTGTTGaaacacataaaagaaaaagttaagagTTAAGAAAGAATGAGTTAAGTCAAaaatgagaatgtttttaattcacttttttaaTTCAAGCAATGagtttagtaaatatatataaaaaattagacAGTAATAGTGTAAATAGCTCTTTCTGGAAGGACTCAAATTTCACACCATTATAGAATTTTGATAATGTATATCTACAACAATTAAAAATTGGTTTAATTGTAGGTAATTGATACACAAGCAACATAAAACTTATGCTTGGTTATGGACACCGAGGGGCTGATGGTGTTAATGCCAGACTAAATCTTAGAATGTCAAGGCACTGCAAACACTTTATTCTTCAAAGTCCTCCAGGAGAGGAGGATGTCGTTATGCCTACAGAGAGCAAAAAATTGGGGGCAGTAGAGGCCAGACTCAGATCCTGCCCACTAGACTCCCACAGCCCACCTCTCCCTCCATCAAAGAGGATGGGATCTCTCAGCAGAGATGTGCAATGCTTTCCCAAGCTGATATGAAGAAATAAggatttggggcccggagagatagcacagcggcatttgccttgcaagcagccgatccaggaccaaaggtggttggttcgaatcccggtgtcccatatagtccccccatgcctgccaggagctatttctgagcagacagccaggagtaacccctgagcaccgctgggtgtggcccaaaaaccaaaaaaagaaaaaaaagaaaagaaaaaaaataaggatttgatataaaaagtatatttgtttatttaaaaataataaatacataagtaaaacaagaaaacacaaaaagataaaaattaaaagccaaaaAGTAAAACATGAAAGACAGCTAGACAGAAGAATATATCCAAATCAGTACCGTTCCATAAGGGACTTCCAGCAAAAGAGAATGAATCtccttttcaaaatttaaatttgccGACTTCACCCTGATTAAGAAAACAATCTGCCAAGTCACTCTTGTCCTGAATTTCATCGTAAACTTTATCTTCCCTCTAACGAACGGACTATCATAAGAGTGAAGTTTTTACAACCACTACTGGCAACAGGATTGGTCTGTAGACATCCTCACATCTTCCACTAtcctcctctcccccaccccaccttccTGGTGGAAATTGGAGGCAATGACCATCAACGGGAGGGAGCCACAGGTCACTTACCAGACTCCAAGTGCACCTTCATGTGTCCATTCATCATCCCATTGGGGACAGCTGTGTCCTCCATCGTGAGAATCACTGGTGGCTGGAACTCAAGCTCCTCCTGTATCTGTTCTATGCTGCTCCCTATCTGAGTGAAATTCATGTAGTTAAAATGCCTCTTCACTTTCTGGATGATGCTGTCTGCAAAAATTAGAGCAAGCCAAGATGAGACTCCCATCAGAATGGATATTAAAAGGCATTACGAGAAACAAAGTGCCTTTCACATCTCTAAGCAAGCTAATGTCAGCCAGATCCTGAAGCATGTCAGATTATATGTAAAGGTCAAAGGATTGCAAAACATTATTGCTAATTTCTTGTCAAAACAGCATAATTAAATTGTAATGTCCCTTGGGATTGGGATGTGGCTTAAGTGGTAGAGCACCTcttttgcatgtgtgaagcctCGAGACAGATCCCAGCACTGAGGGGACTGAGGGAGGGGCATTGGGGCCACAGAGCCAGTACAAAAGATAACACACTAAatcttgcctcgcatgtggccacctcagctgacttgggttcaatcctcaacaccacatatggtccctaaagggtcctagaggtcactcctgagcacaagacTAGGAATAGTTCCAGAatactggtgggtgtggccctacACCCACCTCCCCTCTTCTACTatcagagaaaattttaaaaaaggaaggaagctaGGGAGGAAGTTCAGTGATAGAGCCCTTGCCTTGCCAGTGTAAGATCAATTTCAATACCTGgcacaataaataaatgactaaaagggaagggaagacagaatgggaagagggaaaggagagaggggaagggaaagaaaaaaggaagagaaggaaggaaggaaggaaggaaggaaggaaggaaggaaggaaggaaggaaggaaggaaggaaggaaggaaggaaggaaggaaggaaggaaggaaggaaggaaggaaggaaggaaggaaggaaggagggagggagggagggagggagggagggagggagggagggagggagggagggagggggagggaaaagCCTGccaagatagtatagcaggaatccatttgctttgcatgtagtcaccccaggttcaatccctgacagcacatatgatccccctgagcccacaaggagtaatccctaaaagaTGAACCAGGagaactgctaggtatgacccaaaaacaaaagagaacaaaagaagagagagaaaggcaagggaaaaaaaatgaagagaaaagaaacaagagcAGGAAGAACAgggaaaattacaaaatatggAGTTTATAAACTTCACTACTACTCTTTTTTGTTCTTCCACTTTGAGAAATCAGTGACATATATGCAGCAATGTTTAAGGAGTACAGCATGACAGTAATAAATTACTAACATTCTTTATGAAATGTTTACCACAATAAGTTAACATTCATCATTCAAATAGGACGAAAAGCTTGTTCTTTTCTTTGCAATGAGAACTTTTAGGATTTATCCTCTCAGTAATTCAACAAACCACATAGCAGTGTTAATTAAAGTTACCAGTTTGCACAGTACAACCCCTTTTATCTTATGAGTGCAAGTAAGTTCCTCTGACTTTAGATGATTCCTCACCttgaaaaagaataattattcttGACTGTATCATCTCAAAAAAAAAGGCTTgtgcagaaataaaaatacaaacataaacGTGTTGTATGAGCTAGAATTATATATTAAAGGCATTAAGTTAACATATTTTACTTATCGATCTATTACCAAGTCAGAATAAGCATTTGATGTTTTGATTccattttgcttttgggtcatacttgaaGGTGCTGAGGTTCAAACAGCACTGTAGCTGCATCTGCCTTCCAGGAAAGTTCCTGACTTTTGCTCTACATCTCCAGCCCTTAAATAAGTATTTGAAATGAAGTTTTAAGCATGTTGGCACATAAATATCATAGAAAATACTGTGATAGTGGCCTTTAATTCCCACTCTCTTCTCAGTAGTAAACAGAAGCAATGCCCACATGGGTCCACATGGGGCAGGGTTCAATCAAGCACAGAGCTTCAGAAGGAAGCTTCATATAGACAGGAGAAAGACCGTAGGCCCATCAACTCTAAACCCACTGATGACCTGCCTGAGGCCACATGCCCTCTGAAGTAGGTGGAGAGCAGCACTTCAGCTAGGGCTTCCTAGGAAGATCCTAGCAGAACACTCAGTGGTTCCAAACCTGCTAGGCTTGGGTTGTACAAACTATCTGTCTTCTGGTAACACCAAAAGAGGGTGCTGATCCTATCCTGGGAGGCTGACCACAAGGTCACATGAGAAGTGGAAGGGCAGAGATGCTACtagagaggccagagcgatagcgatagcacagtggtaggacctttgccttgcatgtagctgaccccgataaacccaggtttgattatcagcattccataaggtccctcaagcctgccaggagcgatttctgagtgcagaactaggaataacccctgagcgctgctgggtggggccccaaaaccacaTATACAAAAAGAGATGCTACTAGAAAGCAAGTCTCACCTCCAGGTGCAGCCCTGTGCCTGATCCTCATTCAGCAGCACCTCAGAGAGACTGGCTACACACATAGAGGCCCATAGAACCACTCTCCTCATCTCCTTATCCCTACCATCTCTACTCCCATCTCCCAGGAGTTCAAAATGAATCGAGTATGAATTCAACTATGAGTCTGAACTCTGAAAGCCCTGAATCTTCAAAAGGCATCTCCGGCAGCACCCAGAAAAAGGATCCCTACTGCCAGAGTCAGGTTTCTCAAACTTTAGAGTGAAAGACCCACTTTCCCTTAGTTCCTAACTGTGACAGGCTCATTACACTGATAAAATGTAAATTAGACAAGTATAAGAATATACAAATATCATTTACTGTGTGAATTcctattcatttattctcatggggttattgttttgctttgcttgcttttttaaaCTTGCCTCATGATGGAAGAACTAGTTCATATTCCAACCTTTGAATCATGCCACAAAGTTGTTGGCAAAATATCGTAAGGTGACAATAGACAAATGTTCCAGGCTTGGAACTTCAGAGTCTCCTATCATCTATCATCGTCACCCCACTCTGCAGACATTAGGGAAAAGTAGCCACAGACACCACAGAACAGAACACAATGAGTGTAATAATCCCACACTTTCTTCATAAATACAGTAAGTATACTGTGGGTCACAGCTGACTGTCCCCTTGCTAAGAAATCTCTTCACGACTCATCCATCATTCCCTCCTGCCCCAGGCTTGGGAGAGATGGGAAGCTAGTATTAAACTCGGATTTCCAGGCCATTTCAATGGCTGTGAAATTTCACACAACTAGACTGTCACAAATTATGGCTTCTCCACCAGGTTTTCTCTGATGGTCAAAGCCAAGCCAAAATGGTTAGTTCCATGCATGCACTGGCATGAAAGAGAATAATAAACAAGAAAGATTTACCAACCAAATTCAAGAAAGGCATATGGCCTGGCGGCCAGGCTAATGCAAGTGTGGTCATAGGAAGCTGTAAATTCACACCACAGGGTCTCCAGGAAGCAGAAAGCAATGGCGGCTGGGCACTGGCGGGAGCAGATAGCCATACAGGCCACATTCCCTAgggaagaaaagctgaaaggaaaGCAAGAAGCTTTCATTACTAGAGAAGAGACCCACAACTGCCTCCCCTGCACCCAGACCAGAGTCTTGCCTCCAACTCCACACTTGCTTGGTTCTAACAGTCTGGTGGCTGTCAGGTGCATACAGACCATCAGCCTGGGATGGGGCCTTTCTTAGTCTCCTCTGAGATGAGAGAAGCTCTGTCCCCCAATGGCACAGACTCACTCTTAGTCATACAATTTAGGAACATGGAGCCACAGTCTTCCCTCTATCCTCAGAAAAATGTCTCTCTTCTTTTATCAACATCAACAGATTTTTCTAAAGTTAAATCATCCTGAAATAAAACTCTTCTTGGTTGCGAGCTTTTACATATTCAAATGCACATGTGTGGCATTTCATTTCCTCAAGATCAATTTAGGACTCTTACGGATGTACAGACAAAGGCTGGTCTATGATTTCCCTTTTGCTGTTGCTTGCATTTGCTTTGAGTATTGGGGTTATTCTGGTTTCATAAAATGAATGTGAGACATTTTAAGGTCTGGGGGTTCTAGTTTTAGCAGGGGTGTCTACGGAGTCACTCTGTTCTCTCCCACTATTTGTCAGTTTTTGCTGAGAGCCCAGTAACACAGAGCCGCTTTCTCTGTGGAATTCCCCTGATGCCTGAAGAGTCACATCCAGAGCGTTTCTGTCTGTCCTCTGGCTACCACTGCAGGAGAGTCATTAGTCTGGAACCAATACTGGACATGTGAACCTCAGCTTGGCAATTCTAGGCTCGAGGAAGTCTAATTTCAAACTCTAGCTCCATTGGAGGTACAGGAGAAGGGTTTCAACGTCCTGCTACAAGTTCCTTTTCCTTCCCATCCTAAGCCAAGCAAAGATGAGTTATCCTTCTATATTGGCCAGACAATTTCTCACCCATCATAATTTAACTCAGGCTGTACACTGACAAGAATGCTTaccttgggtccagagagattagtacagcaagtagggcactttccttgtaagTGGCTAacataggtttaatccccagctccatatatgatcccccgagcctaccaaaattaatccctgagtgcagacccaggagtgaaacccagagcactgctagtggtaataacaaaaataaaaaagaaccactATGATACATGAATAGACCTTGAAGTCTATGTGTTTGCATTTAAGTTTATCCCTTACTGACAGTCTAATCCTACTCTGTAAAGCAGGCACAATATTACTCCCTACCTCAGATGCTACAAGTATTTAAAATAGTCTCCAGTTAGCCGAAGAGATAGTGCAGCTGAATGGGCACTTGccgtgcacatggccaacctggcttcattcaccagcatcccatatgatccccgaagcaccaccagagtaattcctgagtgagccaggattaacccctgagcactgccaactgatacccaaaaacaaaaaacaaaaggttcTTACATATAGAAAGCAACAGTTATTACTACTCTAATTATTGTGTCTTATTGATTCCAAATTTCACTGGAAAATTTTCTCACCTCATActcatttatacatttctttctctctctctctctctctctttttttttttttttttttttggtttttgggtcacagtcagtGACACACAGTTAGTGACCTGGTGCAGTGAaggctcctggctctttgctgagggatcattcctaacaatgctcagggaaacatagcACTAGGGTCAGATTgtgtaaggcaagagctttatttgctatacaatctctctgacaTCTATATATTTCTGTTGTTTCCCTTGTTAGACTCTAATTCCCCGAGGAAACCTTAATTTGTGTTCATTTTTCATTCCCACTCaatgtttcaattatttttttttattttttatattttattttaacagctaccagagagataaaacaggagttacaacacttgctttgcatgcaaatggccccagttcaattcctagcaccacaaatggtccctgtcagaagtcactccttagcacagagctaagaatagccGTCAGTACTGCTCATTGTTTCCCAATCCCAACTTCCCACCacccaaaaaggcaaaaactaaaagccaggagtggcccttaaTTGTAGAACCAGAGATAAGTACTGAGCATAGATAGGTGTGccccacaaaataaattaattaattaaattaaaataaaaagaattataagtCAGGGGCTGTTGCTGTGCCTCGAATGTATAACAAGATTTTTTCACATGCGTgtcctgagtttaatccttgTACCACATAATCCTCCACGTGTGCTTAGCCCAAACAGATGTGACCCTGATGGCCTGTCAGTCTGAGCTCTGCCGGGACTaagccccaattaaaaaaaatgtttgggggccggcgaggtggcgctagaggtaaagtgtctgccttgcgagcgctagccaaggaaaggaccacggttcgatcccccggcgtcccatatggttccccccaagccaggagcaatttctgagcacgtagccaggagtaacccctgagcatcaaacgggtgtggcccgaaaaaccaaaaaaaaaaaaaaaaaaaatgtttgggggccagagtggtgtcgtaagcagtagggcatttgccttgcatgcgcctaacctaggacggactcaGTTTGAcctcccagtgtcccgtatggtcccctaagccaggagtgatttctgagtgcatagccaggagtaaccccttagcatcaccggatgtggccccccaaaaaaacaaaaaacaagtttttttcggggggctgggtcacacccggtggcagcggcactcagtggttactccttgctttgtactcagaaatcactcctagcaggcttgggaactatatgggatgccaggaatggaactggtccatcctgggttggctgcatgcaaggcaaacaccccactgttgtgctattgctcttctctgaaaaaaaatttttttaattatatatttttcttactttcgTGACTTCTCActtctttggggggggagggttggggaggtcacactctgcagcactcaggggttcctctacgctcagaaatcgctcctggcaggctcaggggaccatatgggatgccaggtttcgaaccaccatcctgcatgcaaggcaaatgccctatctccatgctatctctctggccccaacttctcaCTTCTtgaccttttccttctccttcattTTAATCTAGTATTTCCATCCTTCTTACTCTTTTACCACCTTTATAttcagtgcaaaaaaaaaaaaatcggccAAATTAAAGGCATAAAAACTGGttcaagggccagagatataggacagtgggtaaagagcttgcctcaggctgggcggtggcgctagaggtaaggtgcctgccttgcctgcgctagccttggatggaccgcggttcgatcccccagtgtcccatatggtcccccaagccaggagcaacttctgagcgcatagccaggagtaacccctgagcgtcacgggtgtggcccaaaaacaaaacaaaaaaaaagagcttgccTCATctatggccaacacaggtttgatatGTGGCACGACACCTCTGggcactgcaaggagtaatccatgagcaccgggccaggagtcagtcctgggcactgtcaagtatggccccaaaacaaaacaagtaagaaaagaaaaactggttGAGGTGGGTCTCCGGATGCTCAGGTGGAAGCAGAGTTGGAACAGAAGAGTGTGAAGCTCTTTTGAACCCATCATTGATACACGTAGTCTTGTTTCAGTCTGGTGCTTGTCTGCTCCAACTATGGTGGAATTGGCATGACATTACCTCAACATATGATCAAAGCAACCCCTGGTGGGCTGAGGTATTCAGAAAGTAAGCACACTTGTTTCACTTACTGTATAGTGAAGTAGGGGCCTTCTGTAGTGCCTCGACCTGGATACTCGGACAGTCGTGATGCTAAAATCTTGAGCCATCTCCTGCATTCCAGAAACTCCTGGGTGTGGTAAAAGTCAGTGGAAGCTGACAGAGCCAATCCATCTCTCACCCTGACCACACAAGCGAAAAGGATCATGGACATGGTACGCAAGAGAAGTCATGAGGACACCTGGGGATAGCAAAGTCACTGTGTTAGAGGTCAAACAAATGGAGCCACCGGGCACCTCAGATTAGGGGTTTGCCTCCCCCACACCCCCATTATCACAATACAGATCGCTTTTGTTAGCATTTCCTGGCTTCTGCAGTTACATGGCTCCCGTTTTCCAAACTGCCTTCACTTGTAAtctcccttttccttctctccactGAAAGGCCAGGGGAATGGCTCAAAGGGCAGGAACACAGATTTTGCATGTAAACTCCCCCAGTTCTATCTCCAATACAGCATGattccatgagcactgctgggaaaagCTCCAAAGGCCCACTGGGGGTGGCCTaagtctcaaaacaaaataagaatcaggAGGAAGAAGGGCAAAGAGAAGCCAGAAGCAATAGTAATCACAGGGTGTAGCAAGACACAGCcccaaagagagagggagggccAGACA from the Suncus etruscus isolate mSunEtr1 chromosome 10, mSunEtr1.pri.cur, whole genome shotgun sequence genome contains:
- the SEC22C gene encoding vesicle-trafficking protein SEC22c, yielding MSMILFACVVRVRDGLALSASTDFYHTQEFLECRRWLKILASRLSEYPGRGTTEGPYFTIHFSSLGNVACMAICSRQCPAAIAFCFLETLWCEFTASYDHTCISLAARPYAFLEFDSIIQKVKRHFNYMNFTQIGSSIEQIQEELEFQPPVILTMEDTAVPNGMMNGHMKVHLESAPNFRLEPVTALGVLSLVLNIMCAALNLIRGIHLAEHSVQVAQEEIGNILAFFIPFVACIFQCYLYLFYSPARTTKVVLMLLLIFLGNMYLHGLRNLWQILFHVGVALLSSYQILTRQLQEKQSDCGV